In one Takifugu flavidus isolate HTHZ2018 chromosome 9, ASM371156v2, whole genome shotgun sequence genomic region, the following are encoded:
- the limch1b gene encoding LIM and calponin homology domains-containing protein 1 isoform X8, which yields MASPAADLGPSHQHHPVSDSAADSAFQEAQTWIEDNVSVFLRGCEEFGLKGSQLFDPGDLQDTSARPTAKGTDCTRKVKNVLITIYWLGRAANGCTSYNGPTLDLKEFEGLLSQMRKEAEEAESPKRNIRDSGYIDCWDSERSDSLSPPRHCREDSFDSLDSFGSRSRQTPSPDVPVTHGSSDGRGSDSESDGPPHRKMPDVRKDDMSVRRTSVTELRTPLPFNQYLPNKSNHSGYMPTPLRKKMNDKDEGRKDEGRKSWSTATSPVGGDRPCSTPTRSCSEELFQHSTPLAAKDSASQDVITPEKNAPALQQEAGSVGTAVIGAKLVTGQEESLTSPQCTSTPSPSHFLPGSTGLATTAKSRQQGQAWSENEDPRGGASWTECSLRATVSCTLGVSDDAQSVSMIDMRAEEETILQPHSQVRHELMHNQYNKMKEEEDHWQDDLARWKNRRRSISQDLIKKEEERKMMEQLLSGDTCTSVRRRSIKTYREIVADKERREQELRDAYRRARTPEEASSVLQRYAQRFSISEAVLEQLQLPKLLDRSISADPTYPCSPFPLSVSPSSSPTTPDPFDADPEGPLRYLRQQSAPAPKFTSTYEARIEEFTKDSSQQRPQIRSRSSEPPTARGLSPKPVPLLMPKPYLQSRPPAAEQWPSKADGLLPINGEVVGVNTQTASPQSQGRESPHFLASPSKHWNNNAEPALSAASSTHSPHASIEGENQASAKTEETRTETTFVQHSSPPSRPTTLPSELHKTQESFTKTRSSSGAATKEENVKLADRHAPPSEAKQGQNENVSQHFANLDSSGVSTQPMTSQASVTASQRSEQDNHEVPSSAAPGRLGHHPAIEKTEFANGATSSLATCNPKLRWEFFAAPGEAQEHRGNQVSFPVLPQARQGDRWSWDPDEERKRQERWQQEQERMLQEKYQREQEKLKEEWEKAQREVAEEERKYHEEERRILAETLMPLTPCSSGVTTSSRGEASSPSEPQDTIVRSLADWERKQELLERQSRGSTENAEHKQRTNDRTSDISTADDSMKTGRSSLSQSPCLSDTLQNGQKAAPVSPKSSTDVKKQQPVMDNSKQMRPAGTRRIGPADSNNTGRSSSKPPASCPPPPDTVPPAPNRSVSGKKLCSSCGHPLGKGAAMIIETLSLYFHIHCFKCGVCKGQLGDTTTGTDVRIRNGLLNCHQCYIRSRSAGQPTTL from the exons GACAACGTCAGTGTGTTCCTGCGTGGCTGCGAGGAGTTCGGACTGAAAGGATCCCAGCTGTTTGACCCCGGAGACCTACAAGACACGTCAGCACGCCCCACTGCCAA GGGAACTGACTGCACCCGAAAAGTAAAGAAT GTTCTAATTACTATCTACTGGTTAGGTCGTGCTGCCAACGGCTGTACTTCCTACAACGGGCCCACGCTGGACCTGAAAGAATTTGAAGGCCTGTTGTCACAGATGCGAAAG GAAGCAGAAGAGGCAGAGAGCCCAAAACGCAACATCCGTGACAGTGGCTACATCGACTGCTGGGACTCTGAGCGCAGCGACTCTCTTTCACCACCACGACACTGCCGAGAGGATTCATTCGACAGCCTGGACTCCTTCGGCTCACGTTCACGTCAGACCCCGTCGCCAGACGTCCCGGTCACCCACGGCAGCAGTGATG GCCGCGGCAGTGACTCAGAGTCCGATGGCCCTCCCCACAGGAAGATGCCAGATGTCCGCAAAGACGACATGTCGGTGCGGCGGACCTCGGTTACTGAGCTGCGGACCCCCCTGCCCTTCAACCAGTACCTTCCCAACAAGAGCAACCACAGCGGATACATGCCCACGCCGCTTCGCAAGAAAATGAACGATAAGGacgaaggaaggaaggacgaaGGTCGTAAGAGTTGGAGTACCGCCACGTCCCCTGTAGGGGGAGACAGACCGTGCAG TACTCCAACTCGCTCATGCTCAGAGGAACTCTTCCAACATTCAACACCTCTTGCTGCAAAGGATTCAGCGTCCCAAGATGTGATCACCCCAGAAAAAAATGCACCTGCGTTGCAGCAGGAAGCGGGATCTGTGGGAACGGCGGTGATCGGTGCCAAATTAGTGACAGGACAAGAAGAATCCTTGACCTCACCTCAGTGCACCAGCACCCCAAGCCCCTCCCACTTCCTCCCAGGGTCAACTGGCTTGGCAACGACTGCTAAAAGCCGACAGCAGGGACAAGCGTGGAGTGAGAATGAGGACCCACGGGGAGGTGCTTCCTGGACAGAATGCAGTCTTCGTGCAAC AGTCAGCTGCACACTCGGTGTGTCAGATGACGCACA gAGTGTGAGTATGATTGACATGCGTGCGGAGGAGGAGACCATCCTGCAGCCCCACAGTCAGGTGCGTCATGAACTGATGCACAACCAGTACAACAagatgaaggaagaggaagaccacTGGCAGGAC GACTTGGCCAGGTGGAAGAACCGCAGGAGGAGTATTTCTCAGGATCTCAtcaaaaaagaggaggagaggaagatgatggagCAGTTGCTGTCAGGAGACACCTGCACCTCCGTGAGGCGAAGAAGCATTAAGACCTACAGAGAGATCGTTGCTGACAA AGAGCGTCGTGAGCAGGAGCTGAGAGATGCATACAGACGCGCCAGAACCCCAGAGGAGGCGTCGTCTGTCCTCCAAAGATACGCCCAACGTTTTTCAATCAGTGAAGCCGTTCTTGAACAGCTGCAGCTACCAAAGCTCCTGGACCGCAGCATATCTGCTGATCCCACCTACCCCTgctctcccttccctctctctgtttccccgtcctcctccccaACTACCCCGGACCCTTTTGACGCAGACCCCGAGGGGCCCTTGAGGTATTTGCGCCAGCAGTCTGCGCCAGCGCCAAAGTTCACGTCGACGTATGAGGCGCGGATCGAAGAGTTCACCAAAGACTCCTCACAACAGCGCCCTCAAATCCGTTCTCGCTCGTCTGAGCCGCCGACTGCTCGAGGTCTGTCTCCCAAGCCGGTGCCTTTGCTGATGCCCAAGCCTTACCTTCAATCTCGACCCCCAGCAGCTGAACAGTGGCCCAGCAAG GCAGATGGGCTGCTCCCCATCAATGGGGAAGTTGTTGGTGTCAACACCCAGACCGCATCACCACAGAGCCAAGGAAGGGAATCTCCTCATTTCCTGGCGTCCCCATCCAAACACTGGAACAATAATGCAGAACCTGCTCTATCAGCGGCCTCGTCAACTCACAGTCCTCACGCCTCCATTGAAGGAGAAAACCAAGCATCAGCCAAGACCGAGGAGACTCGCACAGAAACGACTTTTGTCCAGCATTCATCACCACCCAGCCGGCCCACCACACTCCCATCG GAGCTGCACAAGACACAGGAGAGCTTTACAAAGACTAGAAGCAGTTCAGGAGCTGCtacaaaggaagaaaatgttAAACTCGCAGACCGACACGCACCTCCCTCAG AAGCCAAACAAGGACAAAACGAAAACGTATCTCAACATTTTGCCAATCTGGACTCGTCTGGAGTCAGCACACAGCCAATGACTTCCCAG GCAAGTGTTACTGCATCCCAGAGGTCAGAACAGGACAACCACGAGGTACCAAGTTCAGCTGCACCAGGAAGACTTGGACATCATCCAGCAATAGAAAAGACAG AGTTTGCAAACGGTGCCACGTCTTCGCTGGCAACCTGCAATCCCAAATTACGTTGGGAGTTCTTCGCTGCACCAG GAGAAGCACAGGAGCACCGAGGAAAC CAGGTGTCATTCCCGGTGTTACCCCAGGCCAGGCAGGGTGACCGCTGGTCTTGGGACCCGGATGAGGAGCGAAAGCGTCAGGAAAGGTGGCAGCAAGAGCAGGAGCGCATGCTTCAG GAGAAGTACCAACGGGAGCAGGaaaagctgaaggaggagtGGGAAAAGGCACAGAGGGaggtggcagaggaggagagaaagtaCCATGAAGAG GAACGCAGGATTCTGGCGGAAACCTTGATGCCTCTGACTCCgtgctcctcaggtgtaaccacctccagcagaggagaggcCTCTTCCCCCTCAGAGCCCCAAGATACCATCGTCCGTTCACTGGCTGACTGGGAACGCAAGCAGGAACTGCTGGAGAGGCAGTCG AGGGGCAGCACAGAGAACGCAGAACATAAACAGAGAACAAATGACAGGACCAGTGACATCAGCACTGCTGACGACAGCATGAAAACAGGACGAAG TTCACTGAGTCAGAGCCCCTGCCTGTCCGACACCCTGCAGAATGGTCAAAAAGCTGCTCCGGTATCACCTAAATCCTCGACTGATgtgaagaaacaacagcccGTGATGGACAACAGCAAGCAAATGCGGCCCGCAGGGACCCGAAG GATTGGTCCAGCTGATAGTAACAACACAGGTCGCAGCTCATCAAAGCCCCCCGCATCATGTccgcctcctccagacacgGTGCCTCCAGCACCCAACAG GTCTGTTAGTGGTAAAAAGCTGTGTTCCAGCTGTGGGCACCCTTTGGGGAAGGGGGCAGCGATGATCATAGAGACCCTCAGTCTCTACTTCCACATTCACTGCTTTAAG TGTGGGGTGTGTAAGGGACAGTTGGGCGACACCACGACTGGGACAGATGTTCGGATCAGGAACGGCCTTCTCAACTGCCACCAGTGCTACATCCGCTCCCGCT CTGCCGGCCAGCCGACCACATTGTGA
- the limch1b gene encoding LIM and calponin homology domains-containing protein 1 isoform X6 — MASPAADLGPSHQHHPVSDSAADSAFQEAQTWIEAVTGRCFGDKDFRGGLENGILLCELLSSIKPGSVKKINRLQTPIAGLDNVSVFLRGCEEFGLKGSQLFDPGDLQDTSARPTAKGTDCTRKVKNVLITIYWLGRAANGCTSYNGPTLDLKEFEGLLSQMRKEAEEAESPKRNIRDSGYIDCWDSERSDSLSPPRHCREDSFDSLDSFGSRSRQTPSPDVPVTHGSSDGRGSDSESDGPPHRKMPDVRKDDMSVRRTSVTELRTPLPFNQYLPNKSNHSGYMPTPLRKKMNDKDEGRKDEGRKSWSTATSPVGGDRPCSTPTRSCSEELFQHSTPLAAKDSASQDVITPEKNAPALQQEAGSVGTAVIGAKLVTGQEESLTSPQCTSTPSPSHFLPGSTGLATTAKSRQQGQAWSENEDPRGGASWTECSLRATVSCTLGVSDDAQSVSMIDMRAEEETILQPHSQVRHELMHNQYNKMKEEEDHWQDDLARWKNRRRSISQDLIKKEEERKMMEQLLSGDTCTSVRRRSIKTYREIVADKERREQELRDAYRRARTPEEASSVLQRYAQRFSISEAVLEQLQLPKLLDRSISADPTYPCSPFPLSVSPSSSPTTPDPFDADPEGPLRYLRQQSAPAPKFTSTYEARIEEFTKDSSQQRPQIRSRSSEPPTARGLSPKPVPLLMPKPYLQSRPPAAEQWPSKADGLLPINGEVVGVNTQTASPQSQGRESPHFLASPSKHWNNNAEPALSAASSTHSPHASIEGENQASAKTEETRTETTFVQHSSPPSRPTTLPSELHKTQESFTKTRSSSGAATKEENVKLADRHAPPSEAKQGQNENVSQHFANLDSSGVSTQPMTSQASVTASQRSEQDNHEVPSSAAPGRLGHHPAIEKTEFANGATSSLATCNPKLRWEFFAAPGEAQEHRGNQVSFPVLPQARQGDRWSWDPDEERKRQERWQQEQERMLQEKYQREQEKLKEEWEKAQREVAEEERKYHEEERRILAETLMPLTPCSSGVTTSSRGEASSPSEPQDTIVRSLADWERKQELLERQSRGSTENAEHKQRTNDRTSDISTADDSMKTGRSSLSQSPCLSDTLQNGQKAAPVSPKSSTDVKKQQPVMDNSKQMRPAGTRRSVSGKKLCSSCGHPLGKGAAMIIETLSLYFHIHCFKCGVCKGQLGDTTTGTDVRIRNGLLNCHQCYIRSRSAGQPTTL; from the exons GACAACGTCAGTGTGTTCCTGCGTGGCTGCGAGGAGTTCGGACTGAAAGGATCCCAGCTGTTTGACCCCGGAGACCTACAAGACACGTCAGCACGCCCCACTGCCAA GGGAACTGACTGCACCCGAAAAGTAAAGAAT GTTCTAATTACTATCTACTGGTTAGGTCGTGCTGCCAACGGCTGTACTTCCTACAACGGGCCCACGCTGGACCTGAAAGAATTTGAAGGCCTGTTGTCACAGATGCGAAAG GAAGCAGAAGAGGCAGAGAGCCCAAAACGCAACATCCGTGACAGTGGCTACATCGACTGCTGGGACTCTGAGCGCAGCGACTCTCTTTCACCACCACGACACTGCCGAGAGGATTCATTCGACAGCCTGGACTCCTTCGGCTCACGTTCACGTCAGACCCCGTCGCCAGACGTCCCGGTCACCCACGGCAGCAGTGATG GCCGCGGCAGTGACTCAGAGTCCGATGGCCCTCCCCACAGGAAGATGCCAGATGTCCGCAAAGACGACATGTCGGTGCGGCGGACCTCGGTTACTGAGCTGCGGACCCCCCTGCCCTTCAACCAGTACCTTCCCAACAAGAGCAACCACAGCGGATACATGCCCACGCCGCTTCGCAAGAAAATGAACGATAAGGacgaaggaaggaaggacgaaGGTCGTAAGAGTTGGAGTACCGCCACGTCCCCTGTAGGGGGAGACAGACCGTGCAG TACTCCAACTCGCTCATGCTCAGAGGAACTCTTCCAACATTCAACACCTCTTGCTGCAAAGGATTCAGCGTCCCAAGATGTGATCACCCCAGAAAAAAATGCACCTGCGTTGCAGCAGGAAGCGGGATCTGTGGGAACGGCGGTGATCGGTGCCAAATTAGTGACAGGACAAGAAGAATCCTTGACCTCACCTCAGTGCACCAGCACCCCAAGCCCCTCCCACTTCCTCCCAGGGTCAACTGGCTTGGCAACGACTGCTAAAAGCCGACAGCAGGGACAAGCGTGGAGTGAGAATGAGGACCCACGGGGAGGTGCTTCCTGGACAGAATGCAGTCTTCGTGCAAC AGTCAGCTGCACACTCGGTGTGTCAGATGACGCACA gAGTGTGAGTATGATTGACATGCGTGCGGAGGAGGAGACCATCCTGCAGCCCCACAGTCAGGTGCGTCATGAACTGATGCACAACCAGTACAACAagatgaaggaagaggaagaccacTGGCAGGAC GACTTGGCCAGGTGGAAGAACCGCAGGAGGAGTATTTCTCAGGATCTCAtcaaaaaagaggaggagaggaagatgatggagCAGTTGCTGTCAGGAGACACCTGCACCTCCGTGAGGCGAAGAAGCATTAAGACCTACAGAGAGATCGTTGCTGACAA AGAGCGTCGTGAGCAGGAGCTGAGAGATGCATACAGACGCGCCAGAACCCCAGAGGAGGCGTCGTCTGTCCTCCAAAGATACGCCCAACGTTTTTCAATCAGTGAAGCCGTTCTTGAACAGCTGCAGCTACCAAAGCTCCTGGACCGCAGCATATCTGCTGATCCCACCTACCCCTgctctcccttccctctctctgtttccccgtcctcctccccaACTACCCCGGACCCTTTTGACGCAGACCCCGAGGGGCCCTTGAGGTATTTGCGCCAGCAGTCTGCGCCAGCGCCAAAGTTCACGTCGACGTATGAGGCGCGGATCGAAGAGTTCACCAAAGACTCCTCACAACAGCGCCCTCAAATCCGTTCTCGCTCGTCTGAGCCGCCGACTGCTCGAGGTCTGTCTCCCAAGCCGGTGCCTTTGCTGATGCCCAAGCCTTACCTTCAATCTCGACCCCCAGCAGCTGAACAGTGGCCCAGCAAG GCAGATGGGCTGCTCCCCATCAATGGGGAAGTTGTTGGTGTCAACACCCAGACCGCATCACCACAGAGCCAAGGAAGGGAATCTCCTCATTTCCTGGCGTCCCCATCCAAACACTGGAACAATAATGCAGAACCTGCTCTATCAGCGGCCTCGTCAACTCACAGTCCTCACGCCTCCATTGAAGGAGAAAACCAAGCATCAGCCAAGACCGAGGAGACTCGCACAGAAACGACTTTTGTCCAGCATTCATCACCACCCAGCCGGCCCACCACACTCCCATCG GAGCTGCACAAGACACAGGAGAGCTTTACAAAGACTAGAAGCAGTTCAGGAGCTGCtacaaaggaagaaaatgttAAACTCGCAGACCGACACGCACCTCCCTCAG AAGCCAAACAAGGACAAAACGAAAACGTATCTCAACATTTTGCCAATCTGGACTCGTCTGGAGTCAGCACACAGCCAATGACTTCCCAG GCAAGTGTTACTGCATCCCAGAGGTCAGAACAGGACAACCACGAGGTACCAAGTTCAGCTGCACCAGGAAGACTTGGACATCATCCAGCAATAGAAAAGACAG AGTTTGCAAACGGTGCCACGTCTTCGCTGGCAACCTGCAATCCCAAATTACGTTGGGAGTTCTTCGCTGCACCAG GAGAAGCACAGGAGCACCGAGGAAAC CAGGTGTCATTCCCGGTGTTACCCCAGGCCAGGCAGGGTGACCGCTGGTCTTGGGACCCGGATGAGGAGCGAAAGCGTCAGGAAAGGTGGCAGCAAGAGCAGGAGCGCATGCTTCAG GAGAAGTACCAACGGGAGCAGGaaaagctgaaggaggagtGGGAAAAGGCACAGAGGGaggtggcagaggaggagagaaagtaCCATGAAGAG GAACGCAGGATTCTGGCGGAAACCTTGATGCCTCTGACTCCgtgctcctcaggtgtaaccacctccagcagaggagaggcCTCTTCCCCCTCAGAGCCCCAAGATACCATCGTCCGTTCACTGGCTGACTGGGAACGCAAGCAGGAACTGCTGGAGAGGCAGTCG AGGGGCAGCACAGAGAACGCAGAACATAAACAGAGAACAAATGACAGGACCAGTGACATCAGCACTGCTGACGACAGCATGAAAACAGGACGAAG TTCACTGAGTCAGAGCCCCTGCCTGTCCGACACCCTGCAGAATGGTCAAAAAGCTGCTCCGGTATCACCTAAATCCTCGACTGATgtgaagaaacaacagcccGTGATGGACAACAGCAAGCAAATGCGGCCCGCAGGGACCCGAAG GTCTGTTAGTGGTAAAAAGCTGTGTTCCAGCTGTGGGCACCCTTTGGGGAAGGGGGCAGCGATGATCATAGAGACCCTCAGTCTCTACTTCCACATTCACTGCTTTAAG TGTGGGGTGTGTAAGGGACAGTTGGGCGACACCACGACTGGGACAGATGTTCGGATCAGGAACGGCCTTCTCAACTGCCACCAGTGCTACATCCGCTCCCGCT CTGCCGGCCAGCCGACCACATTGTGA
- the limch1b gene encoding LIM and calponin homology domains-containing protein 1 isoform X1 — translation MASPAADLGPSHQHHPVSDSAADSAFQEAQTWIEAVTGRCFGDKDFRGGLENGILLCELLSSIKPGSVKKINRLQTPIAGLDNVSVFLRGCEEFGLKGSQLFDPGDLQDTSARPTAKGTDCTRKVKNVLITIYWLGRAANGCTSYNGPTLDLKEFEGLLSQMRKEAEEAESPKRNIRDSGYIDCWDSERSDSLSPPRHCREDSFDSLDSFGSRSRQTPSPDVPVTHGSSDGRGSDSESDGPPHRKMPDVRKDDMSVRRTSVTELRTPLPFNQYLPNKSNHSGYMPTPLRKKMNDKDEGRKDEGRKSWSTATSPVGGDRPCSTPTRSCSEELFQHSTPLAAKDSASQDVITPEKNAPALQQEAGSVGTAVIGAKLVTGQEESLTSPQCTSTPSPSHFLPGSTGLATTAKSRQQGQAWSENEDPRGGASWTECSLRATVSCTLGVSDDAQSVSMIDMRAEEETILQPHSQVRHELMHNQYNKMKEEEDHWQDDLARWKNRRRSISQDLIKKEEERKMMEQLLSGDTCTSVRRRSIKTYREIVADKERREQELRDAYRRARTPEEASSVLQRYAQRFSISEAVLEQLQLPKLLDRSISADPTYPCSPFPLSVSPSSSPTTPDPFDADPEGPLRYLRQQSAPAPKFTSTYEARIEEFTKDSSQQRPQIRSRSSEPPTARGLSPKPVPLLMPKPYLQSRPPAAEQWPSKADGLLPINGEVVGVNTQTASPQSQGRESPHFLASPSKHWNNNAEPALSAASSTHSPHASIEGENQASAKTEETRTETTFVQHSSPPSRPTTLPSELHKTQESFTKTRSSSGAATKEENVKLADRHAPPSEAKQGQNENVSQHFANLDSSGVSTQPMTSQASVTASQRSEQDNHEVPSSAAPGRLGHHPAIEKTEFANGATSSLATCNPKLRWEFFAAPGEAQEHRGNQVSFPVLPQARQGDRWSWDPDEERKRQERWQQEQERMLQEKYQREQEKLKEEWEKAQREVAEEERKYHEEERRILAETLMPLTPCSSGVTTSSRGEASSPSEPQDTIVRSLADWERKQELLERQSRGSTENAEHKQRTNDRTSDISTADDSMKTGRSSLSQSPCLSDTLQNGQKAAPVSPKSSTDVKKQQPVMDNSKQMRPAGTRRIGPADSNNTGRSSSKPPASCPPPPDTVPPAPNRSVSGKKLCSSCGHPLGKGAAMIIETLSLYFHIHCFKCGVCKGQLGDTTTGTDVRIRNGLLNCHQCYIRSRSAGQPTTL, via the exons GACAACGTCAGTGTGTTCCTGCGTGGCTGCGAGGAGTTCGGACTGAAAGGATCCCAGCTGTTTGACCCCGGAGACCTACAAGACACGTCAGCACGCCCCACTGCCAA GGGAACTGACTGCACCCGAAAAGTAAAGAAT GTTCTAATTACTATCTACTGGTTAGGTCGTGCTGCCAACGGCTGTACTTCCTACAACGGGCCCACGCTGGACCTGAAAGAATTTGAAGGCCTGTTGTCACAGATGCGAAAG GAAGCAGAAGAGGCAGAGAGCCCAAAACGCAACATCCGTGACAGTGGCTACATCGACTGCTGGGACTCTGAGCGCAGCGACTCTCTTTCACCACCACGACACTGCCGAGAGGATTCATTCGACAGCCTGGACTCCTTCGGCTCACGTTCACGTCAGACCCCGTCGCCAGACGTCCCGGTCACCCACGGCAGCAGTGATG GCCGCGGCAGTGACTCAGAGTCCGATGGCCCTCCCCACAGGAAGATGCCAGATGTCCGCAAAGACGACATGTCGGTGCGGCGGACCTCGGTTACTGAGCTGCGGACCCCCCTGCCCTTCAACCAGTACCTTCCCAACAAGAGCAACCACAGCGGATACATGCCCACGCCGCTTCGCAAGAAAATGAACGATAAGGacgaaggaaggaaggacgaaGGTCGTAAGAGTTGGAGTACCGCCACGTCCCCTGTAGGGGGAGACAGACCGTGCAG TACTCCAACTCGCTCATGCTCAGAGGAACTCTTCCAACATTCAACACCTCTTGCTGCAAAGGATTCAGCGTCCCAAGATGTGATCACCCCAGAAAAAAATGCACCTGCGTTGCAGCAGGAAGCGGGATCTGTGGGAACGGCGGTGATCGGTGCCAAATTAGTGACAGGACAAGAAGAATCCTTGACCTCACCTCAGTGCACCAGCACCCCAAGCCCCTCCCACTTCCTCCCAGGGTCAACTGGCTTGGCAACGACTGCTAAAAGCCGACAGCAGGGACAAGCGTGGAGTGAGAATGAGGACCCACGGGGAGGTGCTTCCTGGACAGAATGCAGTCTTCGTGCAAC AGTCAGCTGCACACTCGGTGTGTCAGATGACGCACA gAGTGTGAGTATGATTGACATGCGTGCGGAGGAGGAGACCATCCTGCAGCCCCACAGTCAGGTGCGTCATGAACTGATGCACAACCAGTACAACAagatgaaggaagaggaagaccacTGGCAGGAC GACTTGGCCAGGTGGAAGAACCGCAGGAGGAGTATTTCTCAGGATCTCAtcaaaaaagaggaggagaggaagatgatggagCAGTTGCTGTCAGGAGACACCTGCACCTCCGTGAGGCGAAGAAGCATTAAGACCTACAGAGAGATCGTTGCTGACAA AGAGCGTCGTGAGCAGGAGCTGAGAGATGCATACAGACGCGCCAGAACCCCAGAGGAGGCGTCGTCTGTCCTCCAAAGATACGCCCAACGTTTTTCAATCAGTGAAGCCGTTCTTGAACAGCTGCAGCTACCAAAGCTCCTGGACCGCAGCATATCTGCTGATCCCACCTACCCCTgctctcccttccctctctctgtttccccgtcctcctccccaACTACCCCGGACCCTTTTGACGCAGACCCCGAGGGGCCCTTGAGGTATTTGCGCCAGCAGTCTGCGCCAGCGCCAAAGTTCACGTCGACGTATGAGGCGCGGATCGAAGAGTTCACCAAAGACTCCTCACAACAGCGCCCTCAAATCCGTTCTCGCTCGTCTGAGCCGCCGACTGCTCGAGGTCTGTCTCCCAAGCCGGTGCCTTTGCTGATGCCCAAGCCTTACCTTCAATCTCGACCCCCAGCAGCTGAACAGTGGCCCAGCAAG GCAGATGGGCTGCTCCCCATCAATGGGGAAGTTGTTGGTGTCAACACCCAGACCGCATCACCACAGAGCCAAGGAAGGGAATCTCCTCATTTCCTGGCGTCCCCATCCAAACACTGGAACAATAATGCAGAACCTGCTCTATCAGCGGCCTCGTCAACTCACAGTCCTCACGCCTCCATTGAAGGAGAAAACCAAGCATCAGCCAAGACCGAGGAGACTCGCACAGAAACGACTTTTGTCCAGCATTCATCACCACCCAGCCGGCCCACCACACTCCCATCG GAGCTGCACAAGACACAGGAGAGCTTTACAAAGACTAGAAGCAGTTCAGGAGCTGCtacaaaggaagaaaatgttAAACTCGCAGACCGACACGCACCTCCCTCAG AAGCCAAACAAGGACAAAACGAAAACGTATCTCAACATTTTGCCAATCTGGACTCGTCTGGAGTCAGCACACAGCCAATGACTTCCCAG GCAAGTGTTACTGCATCCCAGAGGTCAGAACAGGACAACCACGAGGTACCAAGTTCAGCTGCACCAGGAAGACTTGGACATCATCCAGCAATAGAAAAGACAG AGTTTGCAAACGGTGCCACGTCTTCGCTGGCAACCTGCAATCCCAAATTACGTTGGGAGTTCTTCGCTGCACCAG GAGAAGCACAGGAGCACCGAGGAAAC CAGGTGTCATTCCCGGTGTTACCCCAGGCCAGGCAGGGTGACCGCTGGTCTTGGGACCCGGATGAGGAGCGAAAGCGTCAGGAAAGGTGGCAGCAAGAGCAGGAGCGCATGCTTCAG GAGAAGTACCAACGGGAGCAGGaaaagctgaaggaggagtGGGAAAAGGCACAGAGGGaggtggcagaggaggagagaaagtaCCATGAAGAG GAACGCAGGATTCTGGCGGAAACCTTGATGCCTCTGACTCCgtgctcctcaggtgtaaccacctccagcagaggagaggcCTCTTCCCCCTCAGAGCCCCAAGATACCATCGTCCGTTCACTGGCTGACTGGGAACGCAAGCAGGAACTGCTGGAGAGGCAGTCG AGGGGCAGCACAGAGAACGCAGAACATAAACAGAGAACAAATGACAGGACCAGTGACATCAGCACTGCTGACGACAGCATGAAAACAGGACGAAG TTCACTGAGTCAGAGCCCCTGCCTGTCCGACACCCTGCAGAATGGTCAAAAAGCTGCTCCGGTATCACCTAAATCCTCGACTGATgtgaagaaacaacagcccGTGATGGACAACAGCAAGCAAATGCGGCCCGCAGGGACCCGAAG GATTGGTCCAGCTGATAGTAACAACACAGGTCGCAGCTCATCAAAGCCCCCCGCATCATGTccgcctcctccagacacgGTGCCTCCAGCACCCAACAG GTCTGTTAGTGGTAAAAAGCTGTGTTCCAGCTGTGGGCACCCTTTGGGGAAGGGGGCAGCGATGATCATAGAGACCCTCAGTCTCTACTTCCACATTCACTGCTTTAAG TGTGGGGTGTGTAAGGGACAGTTGGGCGACACCACGACTGGGACAGATGTTCGGATCAGGAACGGCCTTCTCAACTGCCACCAGTGCTACATCCGCTCCCGCT CTGCCGGCCAGCCGACCACATTGTGA